From Desulfovibrio desulfuricans, a single genomic window includes:
- a CDS encoding nitroreductase family protein: MLELLSNRRSIRKFTDQAVSDEHLEKLLMAGLLAPSSKDTRPVELVAVRDKAVIAALADCRDSGTMPLRTAPLVLAVVADTDKSDVWVENASIVAILVQLEVERLGLGSTWVQMRLRTNGAASAEAEVRKTLGIPGHYGVLCLVAIGHKDEVKKPRELDASDWARTHRDYF, from the coding sequence ATGCTGGAACTGTTGAGCAACCGCCGCAGCATACGCAAGTTCACCGATCAAGCCGTAAGCGATGAACACCTGGAAAAACTGCTTATGGCCGGGCTGTTGGCCCCTTCATCCAAGGATACCCGCCCGGTGGAACTGGTGGCCGTGCGCGACAAGGCTGTTATTGCCGCGCTGGCAGATTGCCGCGATTCCGGCACCATGCCCCTGCGCACAGCCCCCCTGGTGCTGGCGGTGGTGGCTGATACCGACAAATCGGACGTATGGGTTGAAAATGCCTCCATTGTTGCCATTCTGGTGCAACTGGAAGTGGAACGCCTGGGTCTTGGCTCCACATGGGTGCAGATGCGCCTGCGCACCAACGGTGCCGCTTCCGCCGAGGCCGAAGTGAGAAAAACACTTGGCATTCCCGGTCATTATGGCGTACTTTGCCTCGTGGCCATTGGTCACAAGGATGAAGTAAAAAAACCACGGGAGCTTGATGCGTCTGACTGGGCGCGTACGCACAGGGATTACTTCTGA